From Candidatus Anaeroferrophillus wilburensis:
AGGCCCGCTCATAGCGCTCAAAAGGCTGCAGGACAATATCCTCACTTTTTTTACCCTTGCGGGAATCTTCCAGGTGGGTAATGGCGGCGGCTGTCGGCCGGTTGCCGGCCAGCCAGGTGGTATATATCCGCTCACTGCTCTTGAAGTAAGCCAGCGATTCCCTGATCTTCTCGTAATCAGGATCCAGGCCTGCCTTGATCGCCGACGGCTTGGTCTCCCGGCCATAGATACCTACCCGCAGATGGATAGTGCCGATCCCATTGAGCACAATACCGTAATAAAAATCCTGACTCAGATCGATGCCGGGGATTTCCTCCAGCATGCTTTTGGCCTGCTGGTACTCCTTAAGCGCCCCGTCGAAATTACCACGGATCATCTTCTTTTCGCCGGTGCTGTAGTGACGCATGGGCGCCTGGTAGCGGCTGTCCTGGCCGAGACCTTTGAGTTGATAATGACGCCACAACATAACCCCCATCGCCACCGACAGAACCGCCACCACAAGGGCAACCATCCGCATCTTGCGGTTGAAGCGAAACAGGCTTTCAGTTGTTTGCATGACTATCAGTAACCCGCTATTTCCGGCAATCTCCGGCGGTTTTCCCTGGAGACAGAGCCACCCGGCCCCACCTGCCATATGAGATAAAGGAGGCGAGATATATATGGTATCAACGCTTTTGTCAACCACTAAATAGCTGCCGACGGACAATAAAGCAACCGGCTAACGCCGCGGCGACCACCAACGATCACCCATACCCTGCAAAATGCTGGTATCCTTGATAATAATATCCCATTTGGGCATCGTCCGATGACCATTCGGCCGACTTTTTAACGGCCTGCCCCGACGGCCTCGGCAGGCAAAAACGTTGACAAAGCCACACCAATGTACTAATAGATGCTCATATAATAAGGTAAACTTGCATCAAATGGTGGATCATGAAGGTTCATGAAGTGATGAATACCGAAGTGGTAACGGCCCAGCCGGACAGCCGCGTCTGCGATATTATCGAACTTTTTCACCTGAAGAACATTACCGGTGTACCGGTGGTCGAAGACGGCCGGGTGGTGGGAGTCATCTCCAAAAAAGATATCCTGCCGCTGGTGGCCTCCTTCGACGTCGACTACGAAACTCTGGAAAGACTGAAGGAAACCTGCACCTACAAGGTTGCCGACTACATGCAGCGGGAGGTCATCAATGTGCCGCCGGTGGAGCCGGTTGAATCCTGCGCCATGATCATGATCAACAACAATATCAACCGCCTGCCGGTGATGGAAGACGGCGCACTGGTGGGCATCGTCACCCGCGGCGATATCCTCAAGGCACTGGCCAGCTGCGGCGGCTGCGAACTATAGAAAAACGGTAGACGGTATAAGGCATACGGTGTACGGTACAGAGCATAGGAATAAAGATGAAAAAACCGCTGGCGACAGCGGTTTTTTGTAGTTGACAGCCTCTTTCCCACCCTTGCAGCAATCACCCTCCCGCAACCATATTTTCCCTACACCCTTCGTCGTATAGTGCACCGCATCCGTACACCGTTGTGTTACAGCATTCCCCCGAAGAAACTATTATAGGCCAGCTTCTGCAGGGTTTCAACCGCTGTCAGGGCTTCCTTGAGCGCCTCCCGCTCGCTTTCCGGCAGCACTTCCGGATCGAGATAATAGTCATATTTTTTCCCTGAAACCACCGCCTCCACCTGGGAAATCATTTTGGCCCGCGTGAGCACCAGGTAAGCCTGCTGCAGACGCAGCGACAGATCAGCATCAAAATGGTGCCCTGCTTCCAGGGCTTTGAGGCGGGCAATGGTGTTGGTGGCGGTGATCCCATATTTGAGCGCAAAAACCCTGGTGGTCATGATCAGCGGCGCCCAGCCGAAGAGCTTGACATTAAATTTGCCGGCATGTTTGCCGCTGCGCTCAAGGCGGAATTTCTTGAAAAAATTAAGCGCCACCGAAGACATGACGGCACTGCGGGCCATGCTCATCAGGGCATCGAAATGGTCGCGAATCATGGCATGGACTTGATCGACAAACTGCCGGCCGACCTTTTTTGACCCGGCGCAGTAGACCACATCCATGAGGATAATCATCCGCAGAAGGTTTTTCTGGTCCTGGTTGCCGATCACCTCCTCCATCTTCTCCTGCCAGGCCGGCAGAGAGCCGCGCCAGTCATCGTTGGTGGGCATAATGTTGCCGGTGCACAGGGCGAAACCGGCAGTATCAAGATCCTTCACCACCCGCCGGGCAAAGTTATTGAAATAGGCATCCACCACCGCCGATTCATGCTCGTAGACCAGGGCATTATCCTGGTCGGTGAAGAAGGTCTGCTCACCCCGGCCGTCGCTGCCCATATTGAACCAGGCAAAGGGGCACGGGGGAGGACCAGCATCCTCAAGGGCCAGATCGATGACCCGGACTGTAATCCGGTCGCGATAGGTGGTAATCAGCTGATGGATCTCCATTACCTCCACTCCGCGGAGAAACAGCTCCAGGGCAATATTATTGAGAGTACGATGCAGCTCCACCAGCTCGTCCAGGGTGCCGGCCTTTTCGCTGCGGCGCACCAGGGCGACGATCTCACGCCAGCGCTCCTCCAGATACTGGCGCCGCTTGTCAAGCACCTGACGGGCATCACCAAGGACCAGCAGCCGCTCTTTCACTGACGAAAAAAAAGGCTGGCCGCCAGTCCCGCCCATGGCGCCGATGAGCAGACGATCATGACTCACGGTTCCCGATTTGAAACCCTGATAGAGGGTTCTGAACTGTTCCGGCTGATAGGTGGTCGGCATGGTTTCCGGCTTGTACTTCGGATTGGCAGACAGACAAACCCCTTGAGTACTTTCCCGACAGGTCGGCGGCGACTTTTCCGCCGGCTGCCGGCGCCCAAGGCTTACCCTGGCAAGGTAGAACAATTCGCCCGAAAAATCCATTAAAAAAAGGGAAGGGACGCTGCCGCCCCTTCCCCTGGCACTACTCTATCTACTCATGCGCAAGATACCATCGGGCTTACTCGTATTTCACCCCATGCACCTTCTCGCAGAGGTACTTGCGGATTTCCACTGACGGCGGTTCGGTCGCCATGGAAACAATAATATTGGTAAAGAAGGCAACCGGCATCAGAATCAGCGAAGAAGAGGTGAACGGGATCAATTCTGACAACCAGGTACCCTTGCCGGCCCCTTTGCCCCAGAAGAAGAAGAAGGCAGTCAGGAACAGGCCCACCAGCATACCGGCGATACAGCCGTACTTATTGGAACGGCTCCACCAGACTCCCAGGAGGAAGGTGGGGAAAATGGTGTTCCCGGCAATGGCAAAAGCCATGGCGACGATCTGGGCGATGAGGGCAAACGGCTTCAGGGCGAAGGCAATAACAATCAGACCGAGAGCGAACACGGCAACCTTGGACACCATCATGCGGGCATTTTCCGAGGCGTTCGGGTTGATGACCCGGTAGTAGATGTCATGGGACGCCGCGGAACCGGCAGCCAGCAGCAGACCGGAAACCGTGGAGAAGGCAGCCGAAATGGCACCGGCAGCCAGGTAGCCGCAGAACCACTGGGGCAGACCGGCACGTTCGGCGGCCAGAACGACGATGGCATCGGCCAGTTCCTTCTTCGGCACCATACCCGCTTTAGCGGCCATGACCCTGGCGAAGGCGGCGTACGCCGGCGAACTCCAGTAGAGCAGACCGATGAAGAACAGGCCCCAGACCACCGACCAGCGGGCGTCACGGGTGTTGGGCACAACGTAGAAGCGGGACAGTACGTGCGGCAGACCGGCGGTACCCACCATCATGGTGAAGCACAGGGCAATCCACTTGTAGGTGCCACTCACGCCCCAGGGAGCGACATACTTGACGTTGGCGGCCGCAATCTGCTCCGCCAGCTCCGGGGCGATGGCAGTGGCGGCGCCTTTGCCGATATTGGCGGCGTTGGCATAGAGGTTGCCGATGTCATACACTGCGGCGCCGTAGCCTATCTCCGGGATCAGGAAGAAATACCCCAGCTTCCTGGCGATGAAAACCAGCGGGAAGATAAAGGCCGTAATGATAATTACATACTGGAACTGCATATTCTTGGTGGCCCCGAGCATCCCGGCGATGATGATGTAGGCCAGCACAACGGCCGTACCAACGATGACCGAGGTGGCATAATTGAAGCCGAACACCCAGCTGAACATCAGGGCGATGCCTTTGTACTGGGCGATGGAGTAGGTTAAGGAAATGATGATCGCGGTCAGGGCGGCGATAATCCGTGCACCCTGCGATTCGAAACGGTCACCGATGAAATCGGCGGCGGTGTATTTGCCGAAGCGGCGGATCTGGCCGGCCATCAGCACCAGCAGCATGACGTAGCCGCCGGTCCAGCCGAGGATGTAGGCCAGAGCGAAATAACCCTTCAGATAGAGCAGACCGGCCATGCCGAGAAAGCTGGCCGCGCTCATCCAGTTACTGGCGATGGCAGCGCCGGCACCGATCCGGCCGATGCCGCGGCCGGCCGCCCAGTAGTCATCCTGGTCCTTGGCCTTATGGCCGACACCAATACCAACAAAACAAGCCAGGACGATCGCCAGAATAATAGCCGGTCCCAGTTTAAATCCAGTTTCAACTCCCATTAGTAACCCCCTAGCTTTCTAAACGTTAATAATGCTGCGTCCCGGTAAAGTCTAGATATCCGCTTTGCCATGCCGCTCTTCCAGACCATCAACCAGGATGTTGAACCAGATGCACAGCAGGATGTAGACGATGATCATGAACTGCCCGGTCCACCAGTAATGGAACGGGAAACCGAGAAATTTCATCCGGGTCAGGAAGCTCTGGCCAACCGCGTCTTCCTGCACCAGCTTCAGCAGAATCTGAAACCCGAAGGTCCCCAGCGCCCAGATGACCAGCATGAGCCAGATATAGGTCGTCTCGGTCTTCATGAACTCGGTCCGGGGTTTGAAGATATTGATGTGATACTGGTCCTCAGTCATAATGAGTGCTCCTCCTCCTAAGGTTACATTCCCTTTTTTGCGCAACAAAAAATAATAATATAAAAACCGATAATAGTTGAACTGCTGGAACGAGATCTCCGACGCTTTTCGCCAACTCACCT
This genomic window contains:
- a CDS encoding DUF4212 domain-containing protein, with the translated sequence MTEDQYHINIFKPRTEFMKTETTYIWLMLVIWALGTFGFQILLKLVQEDAVGQSFLTRMKFLGFPFHYWWTGQFMIIVYILLCIWFNILVDGLEERHGKADI
- a CDS encoding VC_2705 family sodium/solute symporter gives rise to the protein MGVETGFKLGPAIILAIVLACFVGIGVGHKAKDQDDYWAAGRGIGRIGAGAAIASNWMSAASFLGMAGLLYLKGYFALAYILGWTGGYVMLLVLMAGQIRRFGKYTAADFIGDRFESQGARIIAALTAIIISLTYSIAQYKGIALMFSWVFGFNYATSVIVGTAVVLAYIIIAGMLGATKNMQFQYVIIITAFIFPLVFIARKLGYFFLIPEIGYGAAVYDIGNLYANAANIGKGAATAIAPELAEQIAAANVKYVAPWGVSGTYKWIALCFTMMVGTAGLPHVLSRFYVVPNTRDARWSVVWGLFFIGLLYWSSPAYAAFARVMAAKAGMVPKKELADAIVVLAAERAGLPQWFCGYLAAGAISAAFSTVSGLLLAAGSAASHDIYYRVINPNASENARMMVSKVAVFALGLIVIAFALKPFALIAQIVAMAFAIAGNTIFPTFLLGVWWSRSNKYGCIAGMLVGLFLTAFFFFWGKGAGKGTWLSELIPFTSSSLILMPVAFFTNIIVSMATEPPSVEIRKYLCEKVHGVKYE
- a CDS encoding CBS domain-containing protein, with translation MKVHEVMNTEVVTAQPDSRVCDIIELFHLKNITGVPVVEDGRVVGVISKKDILPLVASFDVDYETLERLKETCTYKVADYMQREVINVPPVEPVESCAMIMINNNINRLPVMEDGALVGIVTRGDILKALASCGGCEL